TAAATCTTTGGGCCCCCCGGAGTGGCAACTGGGGGGGAgccaccaaaggggggaaattcacATTTTGCGTAGCGTTGCttcgatatattttttttctttttaaatgaaagGACTGCAAAAGggagttacattttttttttcttttttttaaaaggctTGTGCATGCGCGTGAAACCAAAGCATATGTGCCACCAAACTCGCATGACACAAGTGCACATCtccgaaaaggaaaataccCATGAGCATTTTGGGAATAAAATAACCATGCCGATGCACATTGGctatgcatttattttttgcatgtgTAGCGAGGCAAGCAAGTACACAAGTGGGGGAGAGGGCACACTCCATCCATTTTCTATAACTCTACATCACCACAATGCGGTGTgagcttcccccctcacTGCCAcgaattttataattaaggTTAAGCGCTAGCGGGGAATCTTTCTCCCCACTGTTTCTTTatagtaaagaaaaaaaaattttccccCGAGGGTTGTAGAAAGGGTCACTTTGGGGAAGCATCTTTATGGGTCACCGCAACGATGGGTCGTCCACTTTCACTCAGATGAATGTGATAGTGCCAAAGTTAAAGCCTTTTTTAAGAAGGGCAGGGCATACCTACCCTGCCGAAATGGTGAAAGGAGCGAGGAGCGATGAAGCCAAGTGGAAAAACAATCCAACAAATATGCCTCCTCTTTATCAACCGCTAATTTAGAAGTCCGCCGTTTTGCGCTAtgaagggtaaaaaaaaaaaaaaaaaaaaaaagttaaatctGCTACGCTCGGCGGGGTTTATACCAAAttggaattaaaaagggTAAGAAGCAGAAGGTAGGTTTGCATTCAtttgggcaaaaaaaatattttttaatttttttttattttttcttatttttgtgcctttATAAAGCTAACTTCTCTTTTCATTGGTATAACCACAAAACGGGTTGCTCAGATTATGGCTAAACGGCTAGCTCACATACGACATGGCAGCATCTTcgcgctattttttttttttttttaaccgaaTGACTCGTCTAGTTATTCctccaaaaaataacatttttatattcacaaATGGGGGTTCTTCTCACTACGGTGCGCATAGAATTAGCGGCTCCTTCAACTTCCGTCGTACACCATTTGTTCTGACCACTCGAAATAGGGGGTGGCAGTTGTGCGCTTAGCCCGTTTGTCGTTTTAGTCTACGGTTTGGTTTGCTCAGATGAAGCGAGTCaaaatggtatttttttttctctctcggTTAACAAATTAGTCTCCTTTTTACGGTCATATTAgagtcaatttttttttttttttttttttgccccaaaaaagagcaaataTAGTTGTACCCTTTTGATAGTATACCAATTtgatttcaattttttttttttcacatttttgctaaaTTGAGAATCTAATTTGTAGAGCACTGCCCCGTTAAGTACCTTTCATCCACTTTGGAAAGAAAATACCCCCGTGGGGTTGCCTACAAACGTGTACGCGGCTTCAACTTGGCAGCGGCGAAATGGTTGGAGTGGCCAAGTGGAGCGCCCCCCTGTTGGGCGTCCTACTGATGGTAAGTTTGCCTCTAAGGGGAGTGGGCCAAGCGTCCACCGGGGTGACTAACCAAACGGGCTACTATCCAAATGACCGATGATTTCCCCGCttctatttttcttttctcccccctttagAAGGCACTGACCCGCCCCCAGTGCTCACCCCCTGGGAGGAACCTCTCCGAGCTGTCGCTCTACCTGGGGAGCCACCACTCCGGTGGGCACCACCACAGCGACAATGAGATACGCGAACCCGATTACCACTACcaaagagagaaaaattacaacCCAGCAAGTGCCTATGAGAGGAGAGATGCGTCGGAAGACCGTCTCTACAGAAGAGCAGGGAACGAGTTAGCCCCTGTTCCTAAGAACCACCTTGGCAACAGGTGCAAAGTAAGCCACGCGCATCGATTAGATGTGTATGGCCACGCAAACAAGGTGAAACTGCCAGACGAAAATGACCTTTCAACTTACCAAGAAAATCAACACATGCTAAGAAAGTTCAGCAGCGATGGTAGACTGCCATTCGGATGCACCCACTGGGATCTTTCCCAAATTCTGACCaacaaacaaattttaaaaaaagtaacctACATAGCATTTGATATAAGTCTACGCAAGGCCTTCATCGGCTACTACTATTTCTTAATTTTCCTAAACAGGTGCTACTACAGTATGGTAAATAAGATGAGCACGTGGTTTATGAATGTGGCAAATTCGCGTAACATACCTGACCACGTTCGGGTGGCGTACTGGGCGGAGTGTAGGAGGAACCTCATAAGGGACCTGGAAGTTCTGGAAGAGATgagcaaaaattattttgatacATTCATAAGGGGGAACTCGAGGGTGTGGATTGTCAATTATGAAATGTGCTTGGAGCGCTGCAGGAAGCTGTGGAAAAAGGCCATAGTGAATAACAGGGTGAAGTGGAGCCGCACGCTGTCCATGTGGATTGTGAAGTACGACCAGGGGGGGCGCGGCGGAGGTAGCGGCGGAGGCGGCCACGACAAACACAAACACAAACACAAGCACGGCCACCACAGGCACGAAAACCACCACCACAGCCACGTCCATCACAGCCACGACCACCACAGCCATGGCCGCGACAACCACGGTCACGAAAACCACCACCACAGCCATGACCATCACAGCCACAGTCACGACCATCACACCCACAGTCATGACAACCACGTCCACCACACCCACAGCGGCAACCAACAGGACAACCGCCAGGACAACCGCCAGGACAACCGCCAGGACAACCGCCAGGACAACCGCCAGGACAACGACGACCACAGTGACGATCTGATCATTTGGTAAGCTGCTTACCTGTGAAACGAACCAGGTGCAGCTACCCCCCCCCGACCACTTCTAACAACGtgggcgtttttttcccaaaaggggaaaacaccGCCATGGCATTCGTCTTCCCTGATTTTGCGTCTTCCCTGATTTTGCGTCTTCCCTGATTTTGCGTCTTCCCTGATTTTGCGTCTTCCCTGATTTTGCGTCTTCCCTGATTTTGCGTCTTCCCTGATTTTGCGTCTTCCCTGATTTTGCGTCTTCCCTGATTTTGCATCTTCCCTGATTTTGCATCTTCCCTGATTTTgcatcttcccttttttttttgtttttgtgaTTCCTTTCCGTTCTTGTTTACAAACAGATTAGCTGCCACATTCGTGTGCGTGCGCGGCCAACCGTGAAATGCCGAACTTTCAAAATTAAACCGTCATTTTTCTGGCAATAGGGTAAGAAAAGAAACGGCAGGAAATGCGCAtataaaaggggggagaggcagaaAGGCGGAGGGGGGTTTCCTTTTCACCTTGCAAATGTCCTTTTGCCCTTTTCGCCTAACCACGCCAATGTAGGTTCTCCCTGCTCACTCGCCACCCGCTCATGCATCAGCAAAATGGGCCTTTTACTTCTTAAATGTATGTGCAAACTcggccgtttttttttttgtttttttttttcccggaGCACCATAAAACGGGGGAGAGCTTTTCCACTAAGCGCACTTTAAATGCGGCTCAGAGAAGCCAATTCGAATTTGGCGCCCCTTCCATCCATCCATCTATCAGGTTTAATCTGATGCCCCCCTCGCAGGTGGGTCCCTAAGGACGACTCCGCTGAATGGGTAAACACCCTCATAGTGAGAGTAccgaaaaataataataataaaaactaCCAAACTGAAGAACCCCCCCGTTATTGCGCTATAACTGCGTGCGTGAAATGCCCACTTGGTGTGTACGCTCCGCGAGTGGGTCCAAACAGGGGAACAATTAGGCGCCTAATTGTGCTACGGGGAAGCAAAGAAGTGGAGGGCGAACCCCCAAATGGCGACGTGGAAGAGGACCAGCCGAAGTAGGGGTTGGCACTCCACCAGCTGTGCTGAGCTTGTCACAGCAGGAGGCGCGGCAAAGTAGCTGCAAATGGTTAGgcgattttttcccccttttcgctaTCCCACCTTCGTCGTGccagaaaataaatttcttaaTTGCTAACCGCTTTGAGGCGAATTTACTTGGGGTTCTCTGTTCGCTGGCTGTAGGTCGTTCTAACGTTCTTTCCTCTCGCGTTggttctttttctttgccaCCGCCGGGATTTATGCAGTGCGGTCGTTTGAAAGTGCTAATgaatgtatgtatgtatgtgtatatttttttttttttttttttttttaaatgtccCTTTTTAGGGGCcctttcgcaattttttcggctcccccattttggctagtcgCGGGGTTGCACCGAGTGACGCGCCGCACTACGCAACTTGACAACGGGGTAATTTGCAATGCATAGAGCGGACTTCCCACCCCCTCGCAGAAGTTAATGAGGTTAGTTTGATCCCCaaagtgaaaataatttaaaatgtgatTAGCATTACgcttattcatatttttgtcaAAAAAGTGACCCACCTGGAGAcattccctattttttttttttttttttttttttttttttaaccaaaaaagggtgcaaaaaaatgtgccatgTGTGGAGATTTTTCGGCGCGTCGGCTTTTATGGCCCTGCTGGTCGCTACGATGGGGGCCCCACTGCTGGTAAGGAACGTCACGGTTGGGAGCAGCCGGGAGGTTTCCCCCACTTGGTTAGATGTGATCGGCTAAATCTTATCAGCTTGATGCAGTCGGCGAAGAATTGTCTgccttttttcgcccctcCATTTTACACACATAATGGAAGTGCCCTTTTCCTGCGCCCTTCTTCAGGGCATGAAAAACGGAGAGAAGGGGAGCGGCTTTCCCGAGCCGCGACCCACTTGTGGAAGAAGCCTTTCCGACGTGCTAACCATGTCGTATGAACCTATGAGGAGGACTAACCtaaacgaaattaaaaaagggaaaatctCTACCCCCCTTAGCAGTGACGTGCCACGTTCCGACGGGTCAGATGTGCACAAAATTTTAACTGGAGCAGAACTAACCGAGGAGATAATTTCTTTCGGAATTTTCCCAACCAAAAGACAAGCCTACAAAGCACACGCTCATCTGATTgacattttaaaagcaaACTATTATGTGATGATGCAAAGATTGTGGAAGAATTTTAAACAATCTGC
Above is a genomic segment from Plasmodium vivax chromosome 5, whole genome shotgun sequence containing:
- a CDS encoding RAD protein (Pv-fam-e) (encoded by transcript PVX_089455A), with translation MVGVAKWSAPLLGVLLMKALTRPQCSPPGRNLSELSLYLGSHHSGGHHHSDNEIREPDYHYQREKNYNPASAYERRDASEDRLYRRAGNELAPVPKNHLGNRCKVSHAHRLDVYGHANKVKLPDENDLSTYQENQHMLRKFSSDGRLPFGCTHWDLSQILTNKQILKKVTYIAFDISLRKAFIGYYYFLIFLNRCYYSMVNKMSTWFMNVANSRNIPDHVRVAYWAECRRNLIRDLEVLEEMSKNYFDTFIRGNSRVWIVNYEMCLERCRKLWKKAIVNNRVKWSRTLSMWIVKYDQGGRGGGSGGGGHDKHKHKHKHGHHRHENHHHSHVHHSHDHHSHGRDNHGHENHHHSHDHHSHSHDHHTHSHDNHVHHTHSGNQQDNRQDNRQDNRQDNRQDNRQDNDDHSDDLIIW
- a CDS encoding RAD protein (Pv-fam-e) (encoded by transcript PVX_089460A) encodes the protein MALLVATMGAPLLVRNVTGMKNGEKGSGFPEPRPTCGRSLSDVLTMSYEPMRRTNLNEIKKGKISTPLSSDVPRSDGSDVHKILTGAELTEEIISFGIFPTKRQAYKAHAHLIDILKANYYVMMQRLWKNFKQSASKNQIPEKVQKKMWADCAIANRQELNRLNESSKKDFSSFLKRPIIFFIHFDNFLGNCTKSWNDSVDENRRKWELLLAHRIASYSASG